The Pseudomonadota bacterium genome includes a region encoding these proteins:
- a CDS encoding cell division protein FtsZ, which produces MDFKFAFDETLQTSAKMKVVGVGGAGGNAINRMIEANLTGVEFVALNTDLQALNMCKANCRVQIGCSLTK; this is translated from the coding sequence ATGGATTTTAAATTTGCATTCGACGAAACACTACAGACCTCGGCAAAGATGAAAGTGGTTGGCGTTGGAGGTGCTGGCGGCAATGCCATCAACCGAATGATCGAAGCAAACCTTACCGGGGTCGAATTCGTTGCCTTGAATACCGACCTGCAAGCGCTTAACATGTGCAAGGCCAACTGTCGTGTTCAGATTGGGTGCTCTCTGACAAAAG